CCGGCACCCGCGGCGGCGCCGATGGGCTCGCGCGACGGCGCCGCGGCCGAGGTGCGTGTCGTGATGCGTGGCCAGCGCTTCTTCCCCGCGCGCGTGGAATCCACGGTCGGCGACACAGTTGTGTTCGTGCTGGAATCCGGCGCGCCGCACAACGTGGCCTTTGAGCGGGACTCGATTCCGGCGGGCGCGCTCTCGCCGCTCGCGCGTGCGCTCGGGGGAGACGAGAAATACCTCTTCTCGAAGGACATGGTGCTGATTCCCGGAGAGACGATCGCGGTGGCAACCGCGGAACTGCCGCCTGGCCGCTATGTGTTCTACTGCGCGCCACACTACGGCGGCGGGATGCGCGGCGAGCTCGTACTACGCGCGCGTTGACGCGGATGCATTGACGCGGCTGCATTGACGCGGCTGCCGGTCGCCGCGTAGCAGCAAAGCGGGGCGCGTCGGCGATTCCTTCGCCCACGCGCCCCGCAGTCTCATCCGAGCTCGTGCTACTCCAGCCCCAACGCCCGCAGCACCTCCGGTGGCGGCGGATCCCACTTGGGCAGGGCCGTATTCCCGATGTACCCGATGTCGCGCATGCCCGCATCCGTCGTATAGAACGCCGTGGACACCAGGTTCCGCACCAGCGAGAAGAACCGCGCCCCGGTGCGATGCTCGGGCTTGGCCTTCGGCAGGTAGCAGATGTCATCGCAGATGGCGGTGCGCTGCGCCGCCGTGATGCGATGGAACGGCGCGCCATACCGCTGCTGGCTCTCGATGTTGATCCAACTCACGCCGCCGCGCACCCGTACGAGGTCGCGGGCGTAGTTCTCACCCGGCGCGCTGACGTGCTCGTTGATGTACTGGTGCGCGCCGACCGCCGTGGCGCTCGGCGACTTGGCATCCGCGGGGATGATGGTGTCCGCCAGCGCGGCCAGCGTCGTCATCTCGGCCGCCGTGAGCAGGCGCGGCCAGTCCTTCTTGGGTCGGATGAGGTCCGGATCCCAAGCATCGCCGCGCGGGACGCCGGGCGCCGGCTGTCGTCCTTGCTGGCCCTGCGCGGGACGCGCCGCTGCCGCGCCTTGTCCCTGCGCGCCTGCCTCGCTCGGCGCGCCGAGTACGGGCAGCGCCGCCGCGGTGGCAATGACCTTGAGCGCCTCGCGACGCTTCATGCCGTCCTTCGCGTCCCCGGTTTCCGTGGGGTGCCTCGGAGTGTCACTCATCAGCCGATCTCCCGCGTGCGCAGCTGCTCGAGGATGTAGTCCGTGGTGCGCCAGGCCAGCGCGAGGATGCTCAGCGTGGGGTTCTTGTCCGCGTTCGACACGAAGGGCGCGCCGTCGGTGACGAAGAGATTCTTCACGTCCCACGACTGGCAGTACTCGTTGAGCACGCTCGTGCGCGGGTCGCTGCCCATGCGGCAGGTGCCGACCTCGTGGATGATCTGCCCGCCGCGCGCAATCGCCCGGTTGCCGTCCGTCTGCGGCTCGGAGCTCGGCGTGCCGCCCATCGACCGGATGATCTCGGCGAAGGTCTTCTGCATGTGCACGGCCTGCTTGAGCTCGTGGTCGCTCCACTTCCAATGGAAGCGCAGCACCGGGATGCCCCACTGGTCGACCGTGTCGGGGTCGATCTCGCAGAAGCTGTCCTCGTTGGGGATCATCTCGCCGCGGCCATCGAACCAGACGTAGGTGCCATAGTGGCGACGCGCGGCTTCCTTGAACTTCGTGCCGTAGGAACCCTCGGTGAGGTTCTCGAGGAAGTTGAAGCTGCCGTTGCCCGGCATCCCGCGCCCACCGCCGAACTCGATGTGATAGCCGCGCGCGAAGTCGAGCTTGCCGCTCATCTGATCCTTGTAGCCCCACCACGGCATGTAGAGGTGCATGCCCGAGGCGCCGTCGTTGTTGTGCGGCGGCAGGCCCTCGAGGGCAGGGATGCGGCCGCCCAGTCCGGCGCCGACCGTGTCCATCAAGTACTTGCCGACGAGCCCGCTGGAATTGGAGACGCCGTTGGGATTCCGTGAGCTCTTGGAGTTAAGCAGGATGCGCGCGGTCTCGGCGGCGCTGGCCGCCAACACGACGACGCGCGCCGAGACGTGCCGGTCCTGGCGCGTGCGCTTGTCGATGTAGCTCACGCCCGTGGCCTTGCCGTCGGGGCCGACGCTGACCTCGCGCACCATCGCGTCGGTAATGACGCTGACGTTGCCCGTGGCCACGGCCGGCGGCAGCAGCACCGTGGTGCTCTGGAAGTTGGCCTTGATCGAGCAGCCCCATCCGCAGGGCGTGGCGTAGAAGCAGGCCTGCCGCGAGCGCATCGACTCGGCGAGCACGCGCTGCGCGAGCGGATTGTTGGGGAAGAGGCGGCGGGGAAGGCGATCCGCATCCTGCCGCTGCGTCATGATCGCGAGGTGCGCCGGGATTGTCGGGATGCCCAAGCCGGTGGCGTGCTTGTGTACGAGCCGCTCGACAGCGCGCGGCTCGGGCGCCGGCATCAGGACGCCGGGTGACGAGCGCGGGGTGTTCTCGAGGTCATCGTCGCCGCCGTAAACGCCGATGAGCATCTCGGTCTTGTCGTAGTACGGCGCGAGGTCTTCATATGAGAGGGGCCAGTCGGCACCCAGTCCGTCGCGGGTCTTGGGCTTGAAGTCGTACTCGCCCATGCGCAGCGAGATGCGGCCCCAGTGGTTGGTGCGGCCGCCGAGCATTCGCGAACGCCACCAGAGGAAGGAGCTGCCGGGCGCGGTGGTGTAGGGTTCGCCGGGGACTTCCCAGCCGCCATCGACCGTGGCGTCGTAGAAGCCGAAGGGCTTCTCGCGGCTGCCGGCGCCGCGCAGTGGGGCCTCGCGCGGCAGCTTGAACATCGGCGTCTCACGCGTGGGATCGTAGTTCCGGCCCGCTTCGAGCACGAGGACCTTGAGGCCGGCCACGCCGAGCTGGAAGGCGGCCATGCCACCCCCCGCGCCGGAGCCGACGATGATGACGTCGTAGCTGTCCTGCGACTTCGCGGCACTGCTGGTCACGTCCACTCCGGGGGCAGGTGCGGGCTCTGCGGTCAGCGACCGCGACGGGCGTCCACTCGGGCAACCATTCGGGGACCAACTGCGGCAGCCATCCGGGCCGCCACTCGGGCGAGAACGTAGCATTTGGAAGCGGCGATGTGAAGGCGCGCCGTGGGCATTCCGCGATGCCGCGCGGGACGGTACACTCTCCGCCATGAGGCATCGCAGAGTCGTGGGAATCGGCGTGGCCGCGCTTCTCCTGCCCGTGATGGGACTGGCGCTCGTCTACGGATTGAGCGAGCGCCGACTTCGCACGTTTGCGCCGCCGCCAGCCTTCACGGCAGCGATCCCGACCGACTCCGTGTCGCTGGCGCGGGGCCGCCATCTCCTCCGTACGCGGGGCTGCTTCGGTTGCCACGGCGATCAGTTGGAGGGGCAGGTCTTTGAGGAGTGGGTCTGGGTGAAGCGCGCGGTCGCCCCCAACCTTGCCCGGCACGCGCGGGCGCACGACGCACAGACGCTGGCCAACGCCATCCGCGCCGGTGTGGGCGCCGATGGCCGTGCGCTGTGGTCGATGCCCTCGTACAACTTCCGCCATCTGCCGGACGAGGACATTGCGGCGATCATTGGGGCGCTGCGTTCGGCAGAGGTCATCCAGGTCGAGCATCCAGCGCCAGCGCTCGGCTGGACCGCACGCTGGGCGGTGCTTACCGATGACGCCGGGCACATGGCGGACTGGGCGGCGCGGGTTCCGCCGCTGCAACTCGGCGACTCAGACGACCCGCAACTCGTCCGCGGCGAGCGACTGGCGATGACGACCTGCAATGAGTGCCACGGGCTCGACCTTCGCGGGGCCTGGGTCGAGGGAGACATTGCGCCTCCCGACCTGGCAATCGTCGCGGGCTACAGTCCGGAGGAGTTCACGACCCTGATGCGTACCGGGGTGCCGAAGGACGGACGCGACCTCGGCCTGATGGCGATGGTCGCCAAGGACCGATTCGCCGCGTTTTCGGACGATGAGCGCCGCGACCTGTACGCGTATCTGCAATCACTGCCGTCGCGGCCGATCGCGACGGGCGTCTTCTGGCGGCCGGGGCGGTAGCAGGCGCGCGCAGGATTGGCGCTCAGTCTGCCGATACTTGGGGCGATGCCCCATCTCCACTACGATTCCGCCAGCGCCGCCGCCACGGTGATGCGCGACGCGCGTTGGAATACCACGCGCCTCGCGCGCCGTGTGCTCCTGTGGTTTGGCATCCCGATCACCATCCTCGAGGTCGCGCCCACGGTCGTTAGCCCGCTCGGCGTGGATGGGTGGAACCTGCTGGAGCTGGTCGCCGTCGTGGCCACGGTGATCCTGCTGTATCGGATTCCCGCACGGCGCGTGCGCGATTCGAGCCGCGTGCTCGTCGTCGGACTCGGCGCCGTTGCGGTCTGCGGCATTTTTCATAGCGGTCCGAAGATGGCGACCGGCACGGTGTTGATCGGTTGGGTCTTGGCGACCGTGTTCTATGCCCGAAACGTGTGGTGGCCGACTGCGGTCGTGACGGCCACGATGGTCGTGTCGGTCTACGGTGTGCGCAGCGGCAATCTCGGATTCCGTTGGGAGGACCAGTGGAGCGGCAGCGCCTGGCTGATGTCGGTCGTCACCGTGGCGGTCACGACCTTCGCCATCGCCTCGGCATTCGCGTTTGTCATCGACCGGCTCGAACGCGCCGTGCGCGACCACGCCGAGGCACGGCGCCTGGCGATGGAGGCGCATCACGAGCGCGAACTGGCGCTGCAGACGGCGGCGCAGGCGCAACGATTGGAATCGCTGGGCCGACTCGCCGGCGGCATCGCCCACGACTTCAACAACGCGGTCGGCGTGCTGACCCTCGCGCTCGAGGAACTGCGGCACGATCCCGCTCCAGAGGACCGGGCGCGCCTGCTCGACGATATCGGCCGCGCGGCGCGAGGGGCACAAGCGACGACACGGCAACTGCTCTCCTTCGCGCGGCAGGGCAGTGCGCCTGGCGGCCGCTGTGTGCCGGGCGCCGTGGTGTCGTCGATGGCACCATCCCTCACCCGGCTCTTTCCGGCGCATATCGTCGTGCGCACCGACGCCAAGTCCCGCGAGGCCGTGGACTGCGCGGTCGGGGAGTTGGAGCAGATCCTGCTGAATCTCTGTCTCAATGCACGCGACGCGATGCCCGAAGGCGGGATGCTGACGCTCCGCGTGCGCGATGTGACGGCACTGGAGGGCGGCAAGGCGGCGACGCACCGCGTGTCGATCGAGGTCGTGGACAGCGGTTGCGGAATGGACGAGGCTGTGCGGCAACGCGCGCTCGACCCATTCTTCACCACGAAGCCCGCCGGTGTTGGAACCGGGATGGGGCTGGCGATGGTGGGTTCGAGCATCACGGCGATGGGTGGCTCGATCGAGATCGATTCCGCGCCGGGTGCCGGCACGACCGTCCGACTGCTGCTGCCCTGCGCCAAGGTCAGCGCGACGCCGATGGGCACGGCCACGGTCGAGGACGACTGGCCGGAGGCCGGCGCGGGCGATACGCCCACCATCCTCCTGCTCGAGGATGAACCCTCACTGCGGCGACTGCTTGAGCGAGGGCTCACGAAGGCCGGATTCGCCGTACGGACCGCGGGCAACGTGGCCGAGGCGCTGCGGGAACTCGAGCGGATGCCCAAGGTGAGTCTCGTGCTCACCGACGCGGTGCTGCCGGACGGAGGCCCGCGGCCGTTGATCGAGCGGTATCGTCAGCGCTTCCCGGACGGCCGCGTGCTCGTGTGTTCCGGCTATGTGCCGGAGGACGTCCTCCTCGAGGGCATCGAGAGCGCGTCGCTGGCCTTCCTGCAGAAGCCCTTTGACACCGCGACGCTCGTCGCCAACGTCCGCCAGCAGTTGGACGCGCCGCTGCCTCGCGAAGTGGCCGTCCCGCAGTCCTGAACCGCGGGGCGTCGCGCGCCGTCCTGACGACGCGCTAGCGCAGCCTGCTGAGGACCAGGGCGGCCGCCGCCACCACTGCGGCAATCACCGCCACGATGGCCAGCGCGATGCGCCGCGGCGACGCGTGCCCTTCATAGCGGCGCAGGCTGATGGGGTCGATATCCCCTCGGTTCAGTCGCACGGTGTGCTCGGTCTCGAGCACGCCGGACATCAGTTCTTCCACGGATCGCTGTTCGGTTGCGGGCATCGGTGCCTCCGGTCGTCCCCGGGGCAGCGCCCGCAGTCGCGGGCGATCCCGGTGAGTATCGGACGCGCGGCCGGAGACTGAAGTCACCGGCCGCGCTCTGGGGCACCCGAACAGAAGGCGATGCCGGAGGCGGCCCTACGCGAAGACCCGCTGCGCCTCGGCCAGTGACTCGAACGGCGCACGCTTGGGGATGAACTCGTGCGCCACGTAGCCGGTGAACCCCGTCCCAGCAATCGCCTGCGCGATGCGGCGGTAGTTCAGCTCCTGCGTGTCGTCGATCTCGTTGCGGCCCGGCACGCCGGCCGTGTGGTAGTGCGAGATCAGCGGCGAATAGCGCTCAATTGTGCGAATCACGTCGCCTTCCATGATCTGCATGTGGTAGACGTCGTACAACAGCCGGAAGCGCTCCGTGCCGAGCCCGCGCGCCACTTGCGCCGCCCACTCCGTGCGGTCGGCGTGATAGTCGCGATGGTCCACCTTGCTGTTCAGCATCTCCATCACCAGCGTGACGCCGTGTCGCTCGGCGGCCGGCACGATGCGCTTGAGGCCGGCCACGCAGTTGGCGATGCCCTCGCCGTCGGACATGCCGCGCTTGTTGCCGGAGAAGACGATCATCTGCGGGATGCCCGCCGCGGCCACGAGCGGGAGCAGGCGTTCGCTCTCCGCCACGAGGCGGTCGTGCAGGTCTGGACGGTTCCAGCCATCGACAATCGGGCCTGGGCCGTTGGCGACGGCGCAGCGCAGGCCGTGCGCGATGGGCACGCTCCACTCGTTCTCGGACAGCAGGTCCACCGCGTGGAGGCCGATGCGCTTGGCCTGCGCGCAGAGTTCGTCGAGCGGCGTGTTGGCGAAGCACCAGCGGGCCACGCTTTGGCGAAATGGGACTTCGCGCGCTGGCGTGGGGAGCGCGTCGAGTTCGCGCGCCGCATCGGATCGCGTCGCGCCCATCGCATCGGCTGCGTTCACGAGCGGCGCGGCCGCGGCCGCCGCGAGTACCCCCGCGCCCTTCACCAGCACCTCGCGTCTCGTCGGACTCATAGCTCGCCTCGATTCATACGCTCCACCACGCGGGCCGCCGCCCGCGCCGTCAACGCCATAT
This is a stretch of genomic DNA from Gemmatimonadaceae bacterium. It encodes these proteins:
- a CDS encoding c-type cytochrome — protein: MRHRRVVGIGVAALLLPVMGLALVYGLSERRLRTFAPPPAFTAAIPTDSVSLARGRHLLRTRGCFGCHGDQLEGQVFEEWVWVKRAVAPNLARHARAHDAQTLANAIRAGVGADGRALWSMPSYNFRHLPDEDIAAIIGALRSAEVIQVEHPAPALGWTARWAVLTDDAGHMADWAARVPPLQLGDSDDPQLVRGERLAMTTCNECHGLDLRGAWVEGDIAPPDLAIVAGYSPEEFTTLMRTGVPKDGRDLGLMAMVAKDRFAAFSDDERRDLYAYLQSLPSRPIATGVFWRPGR
- a CDS encoding gluconate 2-dehydrogenase subunit 3 family protein — its product is MSDTPRHPTETGDAKDGMKRREALKVIATAAALPVLGAPSEAGAQGQGAAAARPAQGQQGRQPAPGVPRGDAWDPDLIRPKKDWPRLLTAAEMTTLAALADTIIPADAKSPSATAVGAHQYINEHVSAPGENYARDLVRVRGGVSWINIESQQRYGAPFHRITAAQRTAICDDICYLPKAKPEHRTGARFFSLVRNLVSTAFYTTDAGMRDIGYIGNTALPKWDPPPPEVLRALGLE
- a CDS encoding response regulator: MPHLHYDSASAAATVMRDARWNTTRLARRVLLWFGIPITILEVAPTVVSPLGVDGWNLLELVAVVATVILLYRIPARRVRDSSRVLVVGLGAVAVCGIFHSGPKMATGTVLIGWVLATVFYARNVWWPTAVVTATMVVSVYGVRSGNLGFRWEDQWSGSAWLMSVVTVAVTTFAIASAFAFVIDRLERAVRDHAEARRLAMEAHHERELALQTAAQAQRLESLGRLAGGIAHDFNNAVGVLTLALEELRHDPAPEDRARLLDDIGRAARGAQATTRQLLSFARQGSAPGGRCVPGAVVSSMAPSLTRLFPAHIVVRTDAKSREAVDCAVGELEQILLNLCLNARDAMPEGGMLTLRVRDVTALEGGKAATHRVSIEVVDSGCGMDEAVRQRALDPFFTTKPAGVGTGMGLAMVGSSITAMGGSIEIDSAPGAGTTVRLLLPCAKVSATPMGTATVEDDWPEAGAGDTPTILLLEDEPSLRRLLERGLTKAGFAVRTAGNVAEALRELERMPKVSLVLTDAVLPDGGPRPLIERYRQRFPDGRVLVCSGYVPEDVLLEGIESASLAFLQKPFDTATLVANVRQQLDAPLPREVAVPQS
- a CDS encoding GMC family oxidoreductase — encoded protein: MLRSRPSGGPDGCRSWSPNGCPSGRPSRSLTAEPAPAPGVDVTSSAAKSQDSYDVIIVGSGAGGGMAAFQLGVAGLKVLVLEAGRNYDPTRETPMFKLPREAPLRGAGSREKPFGFYDATVDGGWEVPGEPYTTAPGSSFLWWRSRMLGGRTNHWGRISLRMGEYDFKPKTRDGLGADWPLSYEDLAPYYDKTEMLIGVYGGDDDLENTPRSSPGVLMPAPEPRAVERLVHKHATGLGIPTIPAHLAIMTQRQDADRLPRRLFPNNPLAQRVLAESMRSRQACFYATPCGWGCSIKANFQSTTVLLPPAVATGNVSVITDAMVREVSVGPDGKATGVSYIDKRTRQDRHVSARVVVLAASAAETARILLNSKSSRNPNGVSNSSGLVGKYLMDTVGAGLGGRIPALEGLPPHNNDGASGMHLYMPWWGYKDQMSGKLDFARGYHIEFGGGRGMPGNGSFNFLENLTEGSYGTKFKEAARRHYGTYVWFDGRGEMIPNEDSFCEIDPDTVDQWGIPVLRFHWKWSDHELKQAVHMQKTFAEIIRSMGGTPSSEPQTDGNRAIARGGQIIHEVGTCRMGSDPRTSVLNEYCQSWDVKNLFVTDGAPFVSNADKNPTLSILALAWRTTDYILEQLRTREIG
- a CDS encoding TIM barrel protein; amino-acid sequence: MGATRSDAARELDALPTPAREVPFRQSVARWCFANTPLDELCAQAKRIGLHAVDLLSENEWSVPIAHGLRCAVANGPGPIVDGWNRPDLHDRLVAESERLLPLVAAAGIPQMIVFSGNKRGMSDGEGIANCVAGLKRIVPAAERHGVTLVMEMLNSKVDHRDYHADRTEWAAQVARGLGTERFRLLYDVYHMQIMEGDVIRTIERYSPLISHYHTAGVPGRNEIDDTQELNYRRIAQAIAGTGFTGYVAHEFIPKRAPFESLAEAQRVFA